The following proteins come from a genomic window of Thiothrix unzii:
- the rpoD gene encoding RNA polymerase sigma factor RpoD, which produces MSQEEQQQSGLKELIAKGKEQGYLTYAEVNDHLPDTIVDPEQIEDIVAMINDMGITVYEHAPDADSLLLNDEAVQADDEAAEEAAAALANVDGDFGRTTDPVRMYMREMGTVELLTREGEIQIAIRIEEGLNEILRALAQYPASTEILLEKADKIDSEEVRLTDVINGFVNPDEDLATAFQATVDETDLDAKAESDDDAAVVDEDEDDVADPVDTGPDPEEARLKFAELRELYETAKNASNDNNALAYTTARDALAAKFMEFRLAQPIIEQLTVQLNEIVDRIRQNERHIMKLCVQKGGMARQGFIDSFPQNETDLEWLNRYCSSKRGDHARLLNLLPKVHEAQQQLLEIERECNLSIPQIKDINRNMSVGEAKARRAKKEMVEANLRLVISIAKKYTNRGLQFLDLIQEGNIGLMKAVDKFEYRRGYKFSTYATWWIRQAITRSIADQARTIRIPVHMIETINKLNRISRRLLQEMGREATPEELAEAMEMPEDKIRKVLKIAKEPISMETPIGDDEDSHLGDFIEDSNILSPIESATTSSLSEVTREVLSSLTSREAKVLRMRFGIDMNTDHTLEEVGKQFDVTRERIRQIEAKALRKLRHPSRSDMLRSFLEYDPGQLPTN; this is translated from the coding sequence ATGAGTCAAGAAGAGCAGCAGCAATCCGGTTTGAAAGAGCTGATTGCCAAAGGTAAGGAGCAAGGCTACCTGACCTATGCCGAGGTTAACGACCATCTTCCCGATACGATTGTTGACCCGGAACAGATTGAAGACATCGTTGCTATGATCAACGATATGGGCATTACTGTCTATGAACATGCCCCCGATGCGGATTCGCTGTTATTAAACGACGAAGCTGTGCAGGCTGACGATGAAGCCGCTGAGGAAGCCGCTGCTGCGTTAGCCAACGTCGATGGTGACTTTGGGCGCACCACCGACCCCGTGCGGATGTACATGCGCGAAATGGGCACAGTTGAGCTATTGACCCGCGAAGGCGAAATTCAAATCGCGATCCGTATTGAGGAAGGTCTGAATGAAATCCTGCGAGCGTTAGCACAATACCCCGCATCAACCGAAATTCTGCTGGAAAAAGCCGATAAAATTGACTCTGAAGAAGTCCGTTTAACCGACGTTATCAATGGCTTCGTGAACCCTGATGAGGACTTGGCTACCGCTTTCCAAGCAACCGTGGATGAAACGGATTTGGACGCTAAAGCCGAAAGCGATGACGATGCCGCCGTTGTTGACGAAGACGAAGACGACGTAGCCGACCCCGTTGATACCGGCCCTGATCCTGAAGAAGCACGTTTGAAGTTTGCTGAGTTGCGTGAACTTTACGAAACCGCGAAAAATGCCTCCAACGACAATAACGCACTGGCTTACACCACTGCGCGTGATGCTTTGGCTGCGAAATTCATGGAATTCCGTTTAGCCCAGCCAATCATTGAGCAATTAACGGTACAACTTAACGAAATTGTTGACCGTATTCGCCAAAATGAACGTCATATCATGAAGTTATGCGTTCAAAAAGGCGGTATGGCACGCCAAGGTTTCATTGACAGCTTCCCGCAGAATGAAACAGATTTGGAATGGCTCAACCGTTATTGCAGCAGCAAGCGTGGCGATCATGCGCGTCTGTTGAATTTGTTGCCCAAAGTTCATGAAGCACAACAGCAATTGCTGGAAATTGAGCGTGAATGCAATTTAAGCATTCCTCAGATCAAAGACATTAACCGCAATATGTCGGTTGGCGAAGCCAAAGCACGTCGCGCCAAGAAAGAAATGGTGGAAGCCAACTTACGTTTGGTTATCTCGATTGCCAAGAAATACACCAACCGTGGCCTGCAATTCTTGGATCTGATTCAAGAAGGTAACATTGGTTTGATGAAGGCCGTTGATAAATTTGAATACCGTCGTGGTTACAAATTCTCAACTTACGCCACTTGGTGGATTCGTCAGGCGATTACCCGTTCCATCGCGGATCAGGCACGCACCATCCGTATTCCGGTGCACATGATCGAAACCATCAACAAGCTCAACCGCATTTCGCGCCGTTTGTTGCAGGAAATGGGGCGCGAGGCAACGCCGGAAGAATTGGCTGAAGCAATGGAAATGCCGGAAGATAAAATCCGTAAAGTCCTGAAAATTGCTAAAGAACCCATTTCAATGGAAACCCCGATTGGTGATGACGAAGATTCACATTTGGGTGACTTCATCGAAGACAGTAACATTCTGTCACCGATTGAATCAGCAACTACATCAAGCTTGTCAGAAGTCACTCGCGAAGTGCTTTCAAGCCTGACTTCCCGTGAAGCGAAAGTGCTGCGGATGCGCTTCGGTATCGACATGAATACCGACCACACGCTGGAAGAAGTCGGCAAGCAATTCGATGTTACCCGTGAACGTATTCGTCAAATCGAAGCCAAAGCGTTGCGTAAGTTGCGCCATCCAAGCCGTTCGGATATGCTTCGCAGCTTCTTGGAATACGACCCCGGTCAGTTGCCAACCAACTAA
- the dnaG gene encoding DNA primase: MTNTVGRIPKDFIDQLLTRVDIIDVIGSRVPLKKAGREYQACCPFHNEKTASFTVSPTKQFYHCFGCGAHGSAISFLMEYEHLAYPEAIEALARTAGVQVPREGAEDAPKRKPTNKSLYTLMEEATNWFQAQLPQNPAAREYLQQRGLSADIISRFGIGYAPSGWDNLGRKLAAYGEEKLLATGMATQNEAGKVYDRFRERIMFPIRDKRGRVIGFGGRVLGNDTPKYLNSPETEIFHKGSELYGLFEARQHTRKLERLLVVEGYMDVIALAQYGITYAVATLGTATTPEHVRLLFRTVPEIIFCFDGDRAGKQAAWRALENALPELQDDKNVGFLFLPNGEDPDSHVRQIGKEAFEASLQKALPLTKFFMIGLNNQLGFRENATLNVTEERTKFVKEAAMLMAKMPNILQKRQLMPELVRMGALDPGQKKIFNQYAKNNAPEAPPIRQSRLNEQTVRRTPMRHAIALLLDYPNLAQEVGNPEQWARYEVAGLDLFLAILEIIEAHPHIQTAALVERFRATEYEAALSRLTSGQFQYPADSDIPLKEFRDCLTQIRRQAQQQQLDKLLQQEQVEGLTAQERNDLLCLLSELHHLPG; encoded by the coding sequence ATGACAAATACAGTAGGACGCATTCCTAAAGACTTTATCGACCAACTGCTTACCCGCGTCGACATTATCGACGTGATAGGTTCGCGCGTGCCTCTCAAAAAGGCGGGGCGCGAATATCAAGCTTGTTGCCCTTTCCATAACGAAAAAACAGCGTCGTTTACGGTGAGTCCGACGAAACAGTTTTACCATTGTTTTGGGTGCGGCGCACACGGTTCTGCCATCTCTTTTTTGATGGAGTACGAACATTTAGCGTATCCAGAGGCCATCGAAGCCCTCGCCCGCACTGCCGGAGTGCAAGTGCCCCGCGAAGGTGCGGAAGATGCACCAAAACGCAAGCCCACTAACAAAAGTTTATACACACTTATGGAGGAGGCAACGAATTGGTTTCAAGCGCAACTCCCTCAAAATCCTGCGGCGCGTGAGTATTTACAACAACGCGGCTTAAGTGCAGACATTATTTCACGCTTCGGTATTGGTTACGCTCCCAGTGGCTGGGATAATTTAGGAAGAAAATTAGCGGCTTACGGCGAGGAGAAACTCCTTGCAACGGGAATGGCTACTCAAAATGAAGCGGGCAAAGTGTATGACCGCTTTCGTGAACGTATTATGTTCCCCATCCGTGACAAACGTGGGCGCGTGATCGGTTTCGGTGGGCGCGTATTAGGCAACGACACCCCTAAATATTTGAACTCGCCCGAAACCGAGATTTTCCACAAAGGTTCTGAGCTGTACGGGTTGTTTGAAGCACGTCAACACACCCGCAAACTGGAACGCTTGTTGGTGGTTGAAGGCTACATGGACGTGATTGCCCTTGCGCAATACGGCATCACTTACGCCGTGGCAACATTGGGAACGGCAACCACACCGGAGCATGTGCGACTGTTATTTCGTACTGTACCGGAAATTATTTTCTGTTTTGACGGCGACAGAGCAGGCAAACAAGCGGCGTGGCGAGCCTTGGAAAATGCTTTACCCGAACTCCAAGATGATAAAAATGTCGGTTTTTTATTCCTTCCCAATGGCGAAGACCCTGACAGCCACGTCCGTCAAATTGGCAAAGAAGCATTTGAAGCCTCACTGCAAAAAGCGTTGCCGTTGACGAAATTCTTTATGATTGGACTTAATAATCAGCTTGGTTTTCGTGAAAATGCCACGTTGAATGTCACGGAAGAGCGCACCAAGTTTGTTAAAGAAGCAGCGATGTTAATGGCTAAAATGCCTAATATCCTGCAAAAACGCCAGCTAATGCCGGAATTGGTGCGTATGGGTGCGCTTGATCCGGGGCAAAAAAAGATTTTCAACCAATACGCCAAAAATAACGCACCGGAAGCACCGCCGATCCGCCAATCGCGCCTCAATGAGCAAACGGTGCGGCGTACCCCGATGCGTCACGCGATTGCCCTATTGCTGGATTACCCAAATCTTGCACAGGAAGTAGGTAATCCCGAACAATGGGCGCGTTACGAAGTGGCAGGACTCGACTTATTTTTGGCGATCCTTGAAATCATTGAAGCGCATCCCCACATACAAACCGCAGCTTTAGTGGAGCGGTTTCGCGCAACCGAATACGAAGCGGCCTTGTCGCGCCTCACCAGCGGACAATTTCAGTATCCTGCTGACAGCGATATTCCCCTCAAGGAGTTTCGTGATTGTTTGACGCAAATACGGCGACAAGCACAGCAACAACAGTTAGATAAGCTGTTGCAGCAGGAACAGGTTGAAGGATTAACCGCGCAAGAACGCAACGATTTACTATGCTTACTGTCTGAACTGCATCATTTGCCGGGTTAA